In Malus sylvestris chromosome 16, drMalSylv7.2, whole genome shotgun sequence, the following are encoded in one genomic region:
- the LOC126607843 gene encoding uncharacterized protein At5g19025-like, with amino-acid sequence MRHLLLATTTTIMPSSSFYAAATSSSSSYPTPKPKSSNPNPNSNPNCTLLCKHSPSATLDLLILILVLFSGTFLITSYFSYIFNSLSLLLSHSTLPIHLHHIPVPYVVGFVAFFAATLFVVEFCCGIRSRKCDRPGCKGLKKAMEFDLQLQSEECVKSGSKDIDRLPWKGGSEGNPDYECLRTELRRMAPTNGRAVLLFRAPCGCPVAKLKGWGPKRGRRHKKALASMALNGRDHR; translated from the coding sequence ATGCGCCATTTGCTActcgccaccaccaccaccatcatgccctcctcctccttctatGCCGCTGCCAcgtcatcctcctcctcctatcCAACCCCCAAACCCAAATcctcaaaccctaaccctaactcAAACCCTAATTGCACCCTCCTCTGCAAGCACTCGCCGTCGGCCACCCTCGacctcctcatcctcatcctcgtCCTCTTCTCCGGGACCTTCCTCATCACCTCTTACTTTTCCTACATCTTCAACTCCCTCTCGCTCCTCCTCTCTCACTCCACCCTCCCCATCCACCTCCATCACATTCCCGTCCCCTACGTCGTCGGCTTCGTCGCCTTCTTCGCCGCCACGCTGTTCGTAGTCGAGTTCTGCTGCGGCATTCGATCCAGGAAGTGCGATAGGCCCGGATGTAAGGGCTTGAAGAAGGCCATGGAATTCGATTTGCAATTGCAATCGGAGGAGTGTGTCAAGTCCGGGTCTAAAGATATCGATAGGCTGCCGTGGAAGGGCGGCAGCGAGGGTAATCCTGATTACGAGTGCCTCAGGACTGAGCTGAGGCGGATGGCGCCGACGAATGGCCGTGCCGTGCTGCTGTTTCGGGCGCCATGCGGATGCCCGGTGGCCAAGCTCAAAGGCTGGGGTCCCAAGAGAGGACGCCGGCATAAAAA